Proteins from a single region of Chlorocebus sabaeus isolate Y175 chromosome 25, mChlSab1.0.hap1, whole genome shotgun sequence:
- the LOC119619754 gene encoding LOW QUALITY PROTEIN: olfactory receptor 14A16-like (The sequence of the model RefSeq protein was modified relative to this genomic sequence to represent the inferred CDS: deleted 1 base in 1 codon), with translation MSKEMNNFTFGRTFFLMGFSDIRETQILHSVLFLLIYLVALLGNLLIITLIIKDHRLHMPMYFFLKNLSFLDLCLISITVPKSITNSLMNCNTISFPGCVCQVFFFFLLATTEIALLTVMSYDRYVAICHPLRYEVIMSHEACAQMAVSSWVSGSLNAILHTACTFSVPMCGFPEVHHFFCDIPQLLSLACSYNTGELVITGLNLVLDFGCFVFIDISYIHIFFTVLRMPSKEGKSKAFSTCLPHLIVVTLFFSSGFFAYLRPLPKSPSPLDLLVSVFYTVMPPTLNPFIYSLRNKDMKMAFWELQISR, from the exons ATGTCCAAAGAAATGAACAACTTCACCTTTGGGAGAACATTCTTCCTCATGGGGTTCTCTGACATTCGGGAGACCCAGATCCTACATTCTGTGCTCTTTTTGCTAATTTACCTAGTGGCACTGCTGGGGAATCTTCTCATCATCACCCTCATCATCAAGGATCATCGGCTCCACATGCCCATGTACTTTTTCCTAAAGAACCTATCTTTCCTAGATCTGTGTCTCATTTCCATCACTGTTCCTAAGTCCATCACAAACTCCCTGATGAATTGCAACACCATTTCATTCCCTGGATGTGTGTgtcaggtttttttcttctttctcttagccACTACAGAAATAGCTCTTCTCACAGTCATGTCCTATGACCGCTATGTTGCCATCTGCCACCCACTCAGATATGAGGTCATAATGAGTCATGAAGCCTGTGCGCAGATGGCTGTCTCTTCATGGGTCAGTGGAAGCCTCAATGCAATCCTGCACACAGCTTGCACCTTCTCTGTACCCATGTGTGGGTTTCCTGAGGTTCATCATTTCTTTTGTGATATCCCACAACTGCTCTCCCTTGCCTGTTCTTACAACACTGGTGAATTGGTAATCACTGGGCTCAACCTCGTGTTGGACTTTGGCTGCTTTGTGTTTATTGACATTTCTTACATTCACATATTCTTCACTGTGCTGAGGATGCCCTCCAAAGAAGGCAAGTCCAAAGCTTTCTCCACATGCCTGCCTCATCTCATTgttgtaactttatttttctcttca ggTTTTTTTGCCTATTTACGCCCTCTGCCTAAATCTCCATCACCCTTGGATTTGCTGGTTTCAGTGTTCTACACTGTGATGCCACCCACTCTGAATCCCTTCATCTATAGCCTAAGAAATAAGGATATGAAGATGGCATTCTGGGAACTACAAATTAGTAGATAG
- the OR1C1 gene encoding olfactory receptor 1C1, which yields MEKRNLTVIREFILLGLPSSAEQQHLLSVLFLCMYLATTLGNMLIIVTIGFDSRLHSPMYFFLSNLAFVDICFTSTTVPQMVVNILTGTKTISFAGCLSQLFFFVSFVNMDSLLLCVMAYDRYVAICHPLHYTVTMNLCLCVQLMAGLWLVTYLHALLHTVLTARLSFCASNIIHHFFCDLNPLLQLSCSDVSFNIMIIFAVGGLLAITPLVCILISYGIIFSTVLKITSTQGKQRAVSTCSCHLSVVVVFYGTAIAVYFSPSSSHTPESDTVSTIMYSVVAPMLNPFIYTIRNRDMKRGLQKMLFKCTVFQCNNDLSD from the coding sequence atggaaaaaagaaatctaacaGTCATCAGGGAATTCATCCTTCTGGGACTCCCTAGTTCAGCAGAGCAGCAGCACCTCCTGTCTGTGCTCTTTCTCTGTATGTATTTAGCCACCACCTTGGGGAACATGCTCATCATTGTGACCATTGGCTTTGACTCTCGCCTCCATTCCCCCATGTATTTCTTCCTTAGTAACTTGGCCTTCGTTGACATTTGTTTTACGTCGACTACTGTCCCCCAAATGGTAGTGAATATCTTGACTGGCACCAAGACTATCTCTTTTGCAGGCTGCCTCAGTCAGCTCTTCTTCTTCGTTTCTTTTGTGAATATGGACAGCCTCCTTCTGTGTGTGATGGCGTATGATAGATATGTGGCGATTTGCCACCCCTTACATTACACTGTCACAATGAACCTGTGCCTTTGTGTCCAGCTAATGGCTGGACTGTGGCTTGTTACTTACCTCCATGCCCTCCTGCATACTGTCTTAACAGCACGGCTGTCCTTCTGTGCCTCCAACATCATCCATCATTTCTTCTGTGATCTCAACCCTCTCCTGCAGCTCTCTTGCTCTGACGTCTCCTTCAACATAATGATCATTTTTGCAGTAGGAGGTCTATTGGCTATCACGCCCCTTGTCTGTATCCTCATATCTTATGGAATTATCTTCTCCACTGTTCTGAAGATCACCTCTACTCAAGGGAAGCAGAGAGCTGTTTCCACCTGTAGCTGCCACCTGtcagtggtggtggtgttttatGGCACAGCCATCGCTGTCTACTTCAGTCCTTCATCCTCCCATACGCCTGAGAGTGACACTGTGTCAACCATCATGTATTCAGTGGTGGCCCCGATGCTGAATCCTTTCATCTACACCATAAGGAACAGGGATATGAAGAGAGGACTTCAGAAAATGCTTTTCAAGTGCACAGTCTTTCAGTGCAATAATGACCTCAGTGACTGA